CTTCGCCAAGCAGATCGGCGACATCGGCGCGCTGGTGAGCCGCATCCTGCTCGCGGTCTTCTTCACCATCCTGATCCTGACCGGCAACACCATGGCCCAGTCCATCCGCGAGCGGGTGCCCGAGCTGGCCATCCTCAAGACGCTCGGCTTCTCGGACGGCAAGATCACCGCGCTCGTGCTCGCCGAGGCGGTGCTGCTCCTGGCCCTGGGCGGCGCGCTGGGCATGAGCGCCGCCGTCGCCGCCATGCCCGGGCTCAACGGCGCCACCGGCGGCCGCTTCCCGCCCCTCTTCGTCGGCGCCGAGACCTGGCTCCTCGCCGCCGCCATCGCGGCCGCCGTCGCGCTCATCATCGGCTTTCCCCCCGCCTGGCGCGCCAGCCGCCTCAAGATCGTCGACGCCCTCTCGGGCCACCAGTAGAGTCGAAACGAACATGGCAACGCAAACCGTACCAGGCCAAGCGCGTCGAAATTGTGCGGTGGGGGGGCTTGGGGGAGGAGCGACGCCGCTCCCCCCCAATCAGATCAATGCCGTACCGGCCCGCGTTGGTAGCCGATGCGCAGCCTGAATCAGATCCTCGCCATCACGTTGATGAACCTGCAGAACCTGCCGCAGCGGATCGGCACGTCGCTGGTGGTGGTGGTCGGCATCGCGGGGGTGGTCGGCGTGCTCGTCTCGGTGCTCGCGATGTCTGAGGGCTTTCGCTACACGCTGGCGAGCACGGGACGCAGCGACCGCGTGATCATGCTGCGCGCCGGCTCCGACGCCGAGCTGTCCAGCGGCGTCGGCCGCGACCAGGCGGTCCTGTTGGCCGCGCTGCCCGGGGTGGCCCGCGACGCGGGCGGGCGGCCGGAGGCCTCGGCGGAGCTCGTGGTGATGGTGGACCTGCCCCGCAAGGGGGAGACCGATCCCAACAACGTGCCGTTCCGCGGCGTGCAGCGCGCCGCCTTCACCATCCGCGACGAGGCCCGGCTCATCGAGGGCCGCCGCTTCGAGCCCGGCATCCGCGAGGTCATCGTGGGGCGGAAGGCGGCGGCCCAGTTCGCCGGCCTCACGGTGGGCTCCCGCATCGCCTTCCGCGACAGCGACTGGACGGTGGTCGGCATCTTCACCAGCGGCGGCGACGTGCACGAGTCCGAGATCTGGGCCGACGCCGAGGTCGCGATGTCCGCGTTCCGGCGCACCGGCTACCAGTCGGTCACCGCCCGCCTCGCCGACGGCTCCGACCGAGGCCTCGCCGCCTTCCGCGACTCGGTCGGCCGCGATCCGCGCTTCTCGATCACCGTCCTGCGCGAGCCCGAGTACTACGCCAAGCAGGCCACCGTGCTGTCGACGCTGATCAACGTGCTCGGCTACACGGTGGCGACCTTCATGGCGATCGGCGCGACCTTCGGCGCGCTCAACTGCATGTACTCGGCGATCGCGAGCCGCCAGGTCGAGATCGCCACCCTCCGCGCGATCGGCTTCGGGGGCGCGCCGGTGGTGGTGTCGGTGATGATGGAGGCGCTCCTGCTGTCGCTGCTGGGCGGCGCGATCGGCGGGACCCTCGCCTACGTGTACTGCGATGGGGCCTCGCTGTCCACGCTCAACTTCAACACGTTCTCGCAGGTGGCCTTCGACTTCCGGGTGACGCCCGGCCTTCTGGCGCGCGGCCTCGTGTGGGCCCTCGTCATCGGCGCCGCGGGCGGGCTGCTGCCGGCGGTGCGGGCCGCCCGCATCCCGGTCACCGAGGCGCTGCGTACGCTGTGAGCGCGCGCCCGCCGTCGGTCGACTCGCGACGGTGCCGGCCGGCTCGATGCGCCGGCGGTGGGCGTGCACGGCGTCTGGGTGAACGGGGTCCGGACGGTGGACGAGCGTGGGTCGTGAGCGACTGCGGCCGGCCCGGCCATCGGCTTCGCCCGTTCGGGGCCTGACGGAACCGCTGCTTTAGGGTTGACAACCTTCTTACGTTAGGGTTACCTAAGTGCCGCCACGCTAGCCAGCTCCCGGCTTCAACGACCCAGCGAGCCAGCCCGGCTATCTCATCCATCTCGGGAGGCTTTCATGGGTCGCCGCCGCTCATTCCGGAGACACATGGCGCGGGTCAGGCGCCGCGTCTTCACCCTTCATGGCGTCGTTGGCTCGACCCTCGGCGTGGGGCTGACGCTCGTCACCCCCGGGGCGTGGGCGCAGACGCCGTCACCGTCCGGAACGGCCCAACCCACCCCCGAGTCATCGCCCACCGAGCAATCCAAGGACGACGTGCCGCTGCCCGGCATCAATGTCCAGGGCGAGCGCGATCAGTACAACCAGTTCAAGATCGAGCAGCCCAGCCTCTACAAGCTGCCCGACCCGATCCAGGAGACCCCGCAGTCCATCACGGTCATCCCCGAGAAGATCATGGAGGAGCGCGCCCTCTTCACCCTGCGCGACGCGCTCCGCACGGTGCCCGGCGTCGCGATCGCCGCCGGCGAGGGTGGCGGGCGTCAGGGCGACAACCTCACGCTCCGCGGATTCCCGGCCGGCAACGACATCTTCATCGACGGCGTGCGGGACCTGGGCCAGTACACCCGCGACACGTTCAACCTCGAGGCGATCGAGGTCCTCAAGGGCCCGTCCTCGGTTCTGTTCGGCCGCGGGTCGACGGGCGGCGTCATCAACCAGGTCACCAAGACCCCCAAGCTCACCCCGTTCTACGAGGTCGGCGGCACCGTGGGCTGGCCGGGCCCGTCGGGGCGCGCCACCGCGGACCTCAACTACCCCTTCGCGAACTCGGGGGCCGCGCGCCTGAACCTGCTCTTCTCGAAGGGCGATGTCCCGGGCCGCGACGACGTCAACACCAATACCTGGGGCGTCGCGCCCTCGGTCGGCATCGGCCTCAACGGCCCGACCCGGCTGATCGTCAGCTACTCCTACCAGTACGACGACAATCTCCCCGACTACGGCCTGCCCTATCTCCGGGGCGAGCCGGCGCCGGTGCGTCACGGCAACTTCTACGGCCTGCCCGACCGCGACTACGAGCACGACGACGTCAACATCGGGACGATCCGCTTCGAGCACGATTTCAACGACAACGTCCGACTCCGCAACACCCTGCGCCTGGCTTCGATCGACCGCGGCTCGCTCGTCTCCATCCCGGCCATCGTGGGGGGCCCCTTCACCACGCTGCCGGTGGACCAGATCCAGGTCACCCGCACCGGCACGCAGCGAGCCCAGCTGGACCAGTACGCCCTCAACAACGCGGAGGTCGTCGCGAAGTTCAACACGTGGCAGCTCAAGCACACCCTGGTGGGCGGCGTCGACGCCGGCTACGAGACCTCCGAGATCCAGCGCTACACGTTCACGAACGTGCCGTCCACCACGCTGGTCAACCCCTTCGCGTTCCCGGATCTCTCCAACATGGGCCGCGCGAAGAGCGCCAACTCCGACGCCGGGGCGACCAGCGTGGGCGTCTATGCGGTCGACGAGATGGCGCTGACCCAGTGGCTCAAGATCATGGGCGGCCTCCGCTACGACCTCTTCGACGCGCAGCTCAACAACCACTTCGCGGGGCAGCGCCTCCACCGGACCGACGAGCACCTGAGCCCGCGGGCCGCCCTGGTGGTCCTGCCCACCCCGAACCAGACCTACTACTTCTCGTGGGGCACCTCCTTCAATCCCTCCGCGGAGGCCCTCGTGCTCGCCGCGAACACGGTGAGCACCGAGCCGGAGACGAACGAGACCTACGAGATCGGGGCCAAGCTGAACTTCTTCGGCGGCCGGCTCGGGTTCCGCACCGCCATCTTCCAGACCACCAAGGACAATGCGCGCACCACCGATCCGGTGCTGGGCATCCAGGTCAACGAGGGCAAGCAGCGGGTGCGCGGCTTCGAGCTGGAGCTGGTCGGCCAGATCCTGACCGGCTGGAATGTCTGGCTCGGCTACACGTACCTCGACTCGAAGATCCTCTCCTCCTTCGACGTGCAGACCGGGGTCCCGATCGAGGGCAACCGCGTCCCCAACGTGCCGGAGAACTCGGCGAGCCTGTGGACGACCTACGACATCACCCCGCAGTGGCAGGTGGGCGGCGGCGCGAACTTCGTGGATCGGCGGTTCGCCAACAGCGACAACCTGAACGTGGTGCCGTCCTATGCAAAAGGCGACGTCATGATCGGCTATCGTCCGATCCCCCCGCTGCAGCTGCGCTTCAACGTCATCAACATCTCCGACGCGCAGTACTTCGACGGTGTCCATCCCAGCCACGTGATCCCGGGGAACGCCCGCACCTTCCTGCTCACCGGCACCTGGAGGTTCTGAGCGACGATGCTGCTGCACATCGAGCGAGTCCTGACCGAGGCGCAGATCGCGCGCTGCCGGATCCTGCTGGACGAGGCCAAGTGGGTGGACGGCCGCGAGACCTCCGGCCACCTGGCGGCCCGGGTCAAGCACAACCGGCAGGTGGACGAGGGCACCCCCGAGGCCCGCGAGATGGGCAACATCATCGTCAGCGCGCTGGAGCGCACGCCGCTGTTCATGGCCGCCGCGCTGCCGCTGCGGGTGTTTCCGCCGCTCTTCAACCGCTACGAGCCGGGCATGGCCTTCGGCAATCACGTCGACAACGCGATCCGCGAGGTCACCGGCTCGGGCCTGCGCGTGCGCACCGATCTGTCCGCCACGCTGTTCCTCAGCGCGCGCGAGGAATACGACGGCGGCGAGCTGGTGGTCGACGACACCTTCGGCGCGCACCAGGTCAAGCTGCCCGCCGGCGACATGATCCTCTACCCGGCCTCGAGCGTGCACCGGGTCAGTCCCGTCACCCGCGGCGTGCGGCTCGCGTCCATCTTCTGGGTACAGAGCATGGTGCGCGAGGAC
This is a stretch of genomic DNA from Candidatus Methylomirabilota bacterium. It encodes these proteins:
- a CDS encoding ABC transporter permease, with product MRSLNQILAITLMNLQNLPQRIGTSLVVVVGIAGVVGVLVSVLAMSEGFRYTLASTGRSDRVIMLRAGSDAELSSGVGRDQAVLLAALPGVARDAGGRPEASAELVVMVDLPRKGETDPNNVPFRGVQRAAFTIRDEARLIEGRRFEPGIREVIVGRKAAAQFAGLTVGSRIAFRDSDWTVVGIFTSGGDVHESEIWADAEVAMSAFRRTGYQSVTARLADGSDRGLAAFRDSVGRDPRFSITVLREPEYYAKQATVLSTLINVLGYTVATFMAIGATFGALNCMYSAIASRQVEIATLRAIGFGGAPVVVSVMMEALLLSLLGGAIGGTLAYVYCDGASLSTLNFNTFSQVAFDFRVTPGLLARGLVWALVIGAAGGLLPAVRAARIPVTEALRTL
- a CDS encoding TonB-dependent siderophore receptor, with protein sequence MARVRRRVFTLHGVVGSTLGVGLTLVTPGAWAQTPSPSGTAQPTPESSPTEQSKDDVPLPGINVQGERDQYNQFKIEQPSLYKLPDPIQETPQSITVIPEKIMEERALFTLRDALRTVPGVAIAAGEGGGRQGDNLTLRGFPAGNDIFIDGVRDLGQYTRDTFNLEAIEVLKGPSSVLFGRGSTGGVINQVTKTPKLTPFYEVGGTVGWPGPSGRATADLNYPFANSGAARLNLLFSKGDVPGRDDVNTNTWGVAPSVGIGLNGPTRLIVSYSYQYDDNLPDYGLPYLRGEPAPVRHGNFYGLPDRDYEHDDVNIGTIRFEHDFNDNVRLRNTLRLASIDRGSLVSIPAIVGGPFTTLPVDQIQVTRTGTQRAQLDQYALNNAEVVAKFNTWQLKHTLVGGVDAGYETSEIQRYTFTNVPSTTLVNPFAFPDLSNMGRAKSANSDAGATSVGVYAVDEMALTQWLKIMGGLRYDLFDAQLNNHFAGQRLHRTDEHLSPRAALVVLPTPNQTYYFSWGTSFNPSAEALVLAANTVSTEPETNETYEIGAKLNFFGGRLGFRTAIFQTTKDNARTTDPVLGIQVNEGKQRVRGFELELVGQILTGWNVWLGYTYLDSKILSSFDVQTGVPIEGNRVPNVPENSASLWTTYDITPQWQVGGGANFVDRRFANSDNLNVVPSYAKGDVMIGYRPIPPLQLRFNVINISDAQYFDGVHPSHVIPGNARTFLLTGTWRF
- a CDS encoding Fe2+-dependent dioxygenase, with amino-acid sequence MLLHIERVLTEAQIARCRILLDEAKWVDGRETSGHLAARVKHNRQVDEGTPEAREMGNIIVSALERTPLFMAAALPLRVFPPLFNRYEPGMAFGNHVDNAIREVTGSGLRVRTDLSATLFLSAREEYDGGELVVDDTFGAHQVKLPAGDMILYPASSVHRVSPVTRGVRLASIFWVQSMVREDGERSLLFDLDMAIAQVSEAAPGNPGIVALTSCYHNLLRRWSDA